One part of the Methylobacterium mesophilicum SR1.6/6 genome encodes these proteins:
- a CDS encoding DUF2865 domain-containing protein encodes MPHRPIVRSFGRLLLGAVLALGLCQTLSHPAGAQEAPAAPPAADTRPTPPQPSPQCRRYRAELAAVQNGASTTRALNDEIGRLEAYFRGLNCEGGKFLFFDTRPPQCGAVEQRIRALKATYGGAVIDDSGARKRELQGLIASTCPARETYAASGEAYAKGGPQMVCVRTCDGGFFPMRNLPDGRGGADEMCQALCPGTEAQAYSMPYGDDALKHAASVKGSRAYASLANAFKFRKEFVPNCSCKPEGKTWAQSLVKAESMLVRHKGDIFVTPMQAEALSRPKVRLTLVGRADRTAAELAADAAGRAAGEGRSGAPAAAQATGDRSDTADAAKPDDAKALEVKPDHVAVRVIAPNVIAVPQRLIP; translated from the coding sequence ATGCCTCACCGCCCGATCGTCCGTTCGTTCGGCCGCCTCCTCCTGGGTGCGGTGCTGGCTCTCGGGCTGTGTCAGACGCTGTCCCACCCTGCCGGTGCGCAGGAGGCCCCGGCCGCCCCACCTGCCGCCGACACGCGGCCAACCCCGCCTCAGCCGTCGCCGCAATGCCGGCGCTACCGGGCCGAGTTGGCGGCCGTCCAGAACGGCGCCAGCACGACGCGCGCCCTCAACGACGAGATCGGGCGGCTGGAAGCCTATTTCCGCGGGCTGAACTGCGAGGGCGGCAAGTTCCTGTTCTTCGACACGCGCCCGCCGCAATGCGGGGCCGTGGAGCAGCGGATCCGCGCCCTGAAGGCGACCTATGGCGGCGCCGTGATCGACGACAGCGGGGCGCGCAAGCGGGAACTGCAGGGCCTCATCGCCTCGACCTGCCCGGCCCGCGAGACCTACGCGGCCAGCGGCGAGGCCTACGCCAAGGGCGGCCCGCAGATGGTCTGCGTGCGCACCTGCGACGGCGGCTTCTTCCCGATGCGGAACCTGCCCGACGGGCGCGGCGGCGCCGACGAGATGTGCCAAGCCCTCTGCCCGGGGACGGAGGCGCAGGCCTATTCCATGCCGTACGGCGACGACGCCCTGAAGCATGCCGCGTCGGTGAAGGGCAGCCGCGCCTACGCGAGCCTCGCCAACGCCTTCAAGTTCCGCAAGGAATTCGTGCCGAACTGCTCCTGCAAGCCGGAGGGCAAGACCTGGGCGCAGTCCCTGGTGAAGGCCGAGAGCATGCTGGTGCGCCACAAGGGCGATATCTTCGTGACGCCGATGCAGGCCGAAGCCCTGTCGCGCCCGAAGGTGCGCCTGACGCTGGTCGGCCGGGCCGACAGGACCGCGGCGGAACTCGCCGCCGACGCCGCCGGGCGTGCCGCCGGCGAGGGCCGGTCCGGTGCGCCGGCGGCCGCGCAGGCCACGGGCGATCGGAGTGACACCGCAGACGCTGCGAAGCCCGACGACGCGAAAGCGCTCGAGGTCAAGCCGGATCACGTTGCCGTGCGCGTCATCGCGCCGAACGTCATCGCGGTGCCGCAGCGCCTCATCCCCTGA
- the cysS gene encoding cysteine--tRNA ligase gives MAPMLRLYNTLTGAKEAFAPIDPEHVRFYACGPTVYDAAHIGNARPIIVFDLLFRLLRHLYGPAHVTYARNVTDVDDKINARAAERGITIRELTDGTLAQFHKDVRDLGVLMPEDVNRPGERPRFIEPRATDHIAEMVTMIDALVRAGHAYVAEEHVLFDVPSMPDYGQLSRRPLDEMEAGARVEVAPYKRSPLDFVLWKPSKPGEPSWPSPAGIAAPGRPGWHIECSAMSAKHLGQTFDIHAGGIDLIFPHHENEVAQSRCCFGTGVMANVWLHNGFLQVEGEKMSKSLGNFITIRDVLKDWPGEVVRLTMLKTQYRQPIDWTLRGLEESSRVLDRWYNAAGDEPAAREVPAGLLDALCDDLNTPAAINELHRLGSGAEADPAALRAGANLLGFLTRTRSDREQDQVAESGIDVAAVEALIAERRAARAAKDWAASDRARDALAAMGVAVKDNKDGTTTWTVAR, from the coding sequence ATGGCGCCGATGTTGCGGCTCTACAACACGCTGACGGGTGCCAAGGAGGCCTTCGCGCCGATCGACCCGGAGCATGTCCGCTTCTACGCCTGCGGTCCGACCGTGTACGACGCGGCCCATATCGGCAACGCCCGGCCGATCATCGTCTTCGACCTGCTGTTCCGGCTGCTGCGCCACCTCTACGGGCCGGCGCACGTCACCTACGCGCGCAACGTCACGGACGTCGATGACAAGATCAACGCCCGCGCCGCCGAGCGCGGCATCACCATCCGCGAACTGACCGACGGAACGCTGGCGCAGTTCCACAAGGACGTGCGCGACCTCGGCGTGCTGATGCCCGAGGACGTCAACCGGCCCGGCGAGCGCCCCCGCTTCATCGAGCCCCGGGCGACCGATCACATTGCCGAGATGGTGACGATGATCGACGCCCTGGTGCGCGCCGGCCACGCCTACGTGGCGGAGGAGCACGTCCTGTTCGACGTGCCCTCGATGCCGGACTACGGTCAGCTCTCCAGGCGACCCCTCGACGAGATGGAGGCCGGCGCCCGGGTCGAGGTGGCGCCCTACAAGCGCTCACCCCTCGACTTCGTGCTCTGGAAACCCTCGAAGCCCGGAGAGCCCTCGTGGCCGTCGCCCGCCGGCATCGCGGCGCCGGGCCGGCCGGGATGGCACATCGAGTGCTCGGCCATGTCGGCCAAGCACCTGGGCCAGACCTTCGACATCCACGCGGGCGGCATCGACCTGATCTTTCCCCACCACGAGAACGAGGTGGCGCAGTCCCGCTGCTGCTTCGGCACCGGCGTGATGGCCAATGTCTGGCTGCACAACGGCTTCCTTCAGGTAGAGGGGGAGAAGATGTCGAAATCGCTGGGCAACTTCATCACCATCCGTGACGTGCTCAAGGACTGGCCCGGCGAGGTGGTTCGGCTCACCATGCTCAAGACCCAGTACCGCCAGCCGATCGACTGGACCCTGCGCGGTCTCGAAGAATCGAGCCGCGTCCTTGACCGCTGGTACAACGCCGCCGGCGACGAGCCCGCCGCGCGCGAGGTTCCCGCCGGGCTGCTCGACGCGCTCTGCGACGACCTCAACACGCCCGCGGCGATCAACGAGCTGCACCGGCTGGGCAGCGGGGCCGAGGCGGATCCGGCTGCCTTACGGGCGGGCGCCAACCTGCTCGGCTTCCTGACGCGCACGCGCAGCGACCGGGAGCAGGATCAGGTCGCCGAATCCGGCATCGACGTCGCGGCGGTCGAGGCGCTGATTGCCGAGCGCCGTGCCGCCCGGGCCGCCAAGGATTGGGCCGCCTCCGACCGGGCGCGCGACGCGCTCGCCGCGATGGGCGTCGCCGTGAAGGACAACAAGGACGGCACGACCACCTGGACGGTGGCGCGCTGA
- a CDS encoding CreA family protein, which produces MWFRSLTYVGLLVSGLAAGLAAVAPAAAQEPDRIFDKSTVWRPLTPNDKLVVYGIDDPAVSGVACWYTQPEKGGIKGTLGLAEDVSDISLACRQTGPVAFKGKLSQGEVVFSERRSLIFKSMQIVRGCDARRNTLIYMVYSDKVIQGSPKNSTSAVPLAPWGTEPAPKCADALK; this is translated from the coding sequence ATGTGGTTTCGGAGTCTCACCTATGTTGGGCTTCTGGTCTCGGGGCTGGCGGCGGGACTGGCGGCGGTCGCCCCCGCCGCGGCCCAGGAGCCGGACCGGATCTTCGACAAGTCGACGGTCTGGCGCCCGCTGACGCCGAACGACAAGCTGGTCGTCTACGGCATCGACGATCCGGCGGTCTCCGGCGTCGCCTGCTGGTACACCCAGCCGGAGAAGGGCGGCATCAAGGGCACGCTCGGGCTGGCGGAGGACGTCTCCGACATCTCCCTGGCCTGCCGCCAGACCGGCCCGGTGGCCTTCAAGGGCAAGTTGAGTCAGGGCGAGGTGGTCTTCAGCGAGCGCCGGTCGCTGATCTTCAAGTCGATGCAGATCGTGCGGGGCTGCGACGCGCGGCGCAATACGCTGATCTACATGGTCTATTCGGACAAGGTCATCCAGGGCTCGCCGAAGAACTCGACCTCGGCGGTGCCGCTGGCACCGTGGGGCACGGAGCCCGCGCCGAAATGTGCCGACGCCCTCAAGTAG
- the flhA gene encoding flagellar biosynthesis protein FlhA: MAEMASAPARMGAAAVLGQIALPTRGDLQALSKRSDLLFATGVMAILAVLIFPLPAILLDLLLAVSIIMSVLIMMTGLSIDNPLEFTVFPTLLLIATMLRLALNLASTRLILGHGHEGTAAAGHVIEAFGHFVMGGNFVIGIIVFAILIIVNFVVITKGSGRIAEVAARFTLDAMPGKQMAIDADLSAGLIDEKAAKARRAALEEESSFFGAMDGASKFVRGDAVAALLITFINVVGGIIIGVAQQGLSFGDAAKSYTLLTIGDGLASQVPALIVSTAAGLLVSKAGVRGAADKALGKQLAHYPKALGMSAAVMLLIALLPGMPMLPFLLLGGGAGYAAWRINKTAKLAPPLDASGAPIDPKAVAAAAAAKEETVTDLLKLDDLKLEMGYALLALVNGEGQDRLTDQIKALRRQLAAELGFVMPSVRILDNVQLDANTYVVRVKEIEAGTGRIFPGQFMAMDPMGGQVQLPGQHLLEPTFGLPATWIDAALRDQAQLKGYTVVDAATVVSTHLTEVIKAHVSELLNHVEVSKLLRELPKEHAELLKEIVPSQISTTGIQRVLQFLLAERVSIRDLGAIVEAVAEVAGGVKNPRDVVEHVRARLGRQICAQYQDQGGTLPIITLSPAWEQAFMESIVGEREERYLAMQPSKLSEFVNAVRDRFETAARQGEMPVLVTSAQTRPFVRSIIERFRRETPVMSQAEIHPRARLRTVNSI; encoded by the coding sequence ATGGCGGAGATGGCGAGCGCGCCGGCACGGATGGGAGCGGCGGCGGTCTTGGGCCAGATCGCGCTGCCCACGCGCGGCGACCTCCAGGCTCTGTCGAAGCGCTCGGACCTGCTGTTCGCCACCGGCGTCATGGCGATCCTGGCGGTGCTGATCTTCCCGCTGCCGGCGATCCTGCTCGACCTGCTGCTGGCGGTCTCGATCATCATGTCGGTGCTGATCATGATGACCGGCCTGTCGATCGACAACCCCCTGGAATTCACCGTCTTCCCGACGCTGCTGCTCATCGCCACGATGCTGCGGCTTGCCCTGAACCTCGCCTCGACCCGCCTGATCCTCGGGCACGGTCACGAGGGAACGGCGGCGGCCGGCCACGTGATCGAGGCGTTCGGCCACTTCGTCATGGGCGGCAACTTCGTTATCGGGATCATCGTATTCGCGATCCTGATCATCGTGAACTTCGTGGTGATCACGAAGGGCTCCGGCCGCATCGCCGAGGTGGCCGCCCGCTTCACCCTCGACGCTATGCCCGGCAAGCAGATGGCGATCGACGCCGACCTGTCGGCGGGCCTGATCGACGAGAAGGCCGCCAAGGCCCGGCGCGCGGCGCTCGAGGAGGAATCCTCCTTCTTCGGCGCGATGGACGGCGCGTCGAAGTTCGTCCGCGGCGACGCGGTCGCCGCCCTGCTGATCACCTTCATCAACGTGGTGGGCGGCATCATCATCGGCGTCGCCCAGCAGGGCCTGAGCTTCGGTGACGCCGCCAAGAGCTACACGCTGCTGACCATCGGCGACGGCCTCGCGAGCCAGGTGCCGGCGCTGATCGTCTCGACGGCCGCAGGCCTGCTGGTCTCGAAGGCCGGCGTGCGCGGCGCGGCCGACAAGGCGCTGGGCAAGCAGCTCGCGCATTACCCCAAGGCGCTCGGCATGTCGGCAGCCGTGATGCTGCTGATCGCCCTGCTGCCCGGCATGCCGATGCTGCCGTTCCTGCTGCTGGGCGGCGGGGCCGGCTACGCCGCGTGGCGCATCAACAAGACCGCCAAGCTGGCGCCGCCCCTCGACGCGTCGGGTGCGCCGATCGACCCGAAGGCGGTGGCCGCCGCAGCGGCGGCGAAGGAGGAAACCGTCACCGATCTCCTGAAGCTCGACGATCTCAAGCTCGAGATGGGCTACGCGCTCCTGGCCCTCGTCAACGGCGAAGGGCAGGACCGGCTGACGGACCAGATCAAGGCCCTGCGCCGCCAACTCGCGGCGGAACTCGGCTTCGTGATGCCGTCCGTGCGCATCCTCGACAACGTCCAGCTCGACGCCAACACCTACGTGGTGCGGGTCAAGGAGATCGAGGCGGGCACGGGGCGGATCTTCCCGGGCCAGTTCATGGCGATGGACCCGATGGGCGGGCAGGTGCAGTTGCCCGGCCAGCACCTGCTGGAGCCGACCTTCGGGCTGCCCGCCACTTGGATCGACGCGGCGCTTCGCGATCAGGCGCAGCTCAAGGGCTACACGGTCGTGGACGCCGCCACCGTGGTTTCGACTCATCTCACGGAAGTGATCAAGGCGCACGTCTCCGAACTCCTCAACCACGTCGAGGTCTCGAAGCTCCTGCGCGAGCTGCCGAAGGAACATGCCGAGTTGCTCAAGGAGATCGTGCCGTCGCAGATCTCGACCACCGGCATCCAGCGGGTGCTGCAGTTCCTGCTCGCCGAGCGGGTCTCGATCCGAGACCTCGGCGCGATCGTCGAGGCGGTCGCAGAAGTGGCTGGCGGCGTGAAAAATCCGCGCGACGTGGTCGAGCATGTCCGCGCCCGGCTGGGCCGGCAGATCTGCGCCCAGTATCAGGACCAGGGCGGAACCCTGCCCATCATCACCCTGTCGCCGGCCTGGGAGCAGGCCTTCATGGAGTCGATTGTCGGCGAGCGCGAGGAGCGCTACCTCGCCATGCAGCCCTCGAAGCTCAGCGAGTTCGTGAACGCGGTCCGCGACCGGTTCGAGACGGCGGCGCGGCAGGGCGAGATGCCCGTCCTGGTCACCTCGGCGCAGACGCGACCCTTCGTGCGCTCAATCATCGAGCGATTCCGTCGCGAGACTCCGGTGATGAGCCAGGCGGAGATCCACCCGCGGGCGCGGCTGCGGACGGTGAATTCGATCTGA
- a CDS encoding S1 family peptidase → MTIFGTIAARLACVGSAAALGLGASGPALAIDGGAPAGRDALAQATVAIGTITQPEEALRLTRCSGVLIAPDLVLTAAHCVNGDPLGALVVFFRGTEPARPVYAARVAARYSPDPGEMLPNAAPDVSLSDLSLDLAVLRLTEPVRGRRPVPLAADPTRVPKSLRIAGAGLSGRAVGRLRTATLTPVAASSTGLTIARANGARVCFGDSGGPVVAQDRGGTYIWGVASAVISRAAPCGGYVVIAPAAQVFSAAGVR, encoded by the coding sequence GTGACCATCTTCGGGACCATCGCGGCACGGCTCGCCTGCGTCGGATCGGCCGCGGCACTCGGCCTGGGCGCGTCAGGGCCGGCGCTCGCCATCGACGGCGGGGCGCCGGCGGGCCGCGACGCCCTCGCGCAGGCCACCGTCGCCATCGGCACGATCACGCAGCCCGAGGAGGCCCTGCGCCTGACCCGCTGCTCCGGCGTGCTCATCGCGCCGGACCTCGTGCTCACGGCGGCGCACTGCGTGAACGGCGACCCCCTCGGCGCGCTGGTGGTGTTCTTTCGCGGGACCGAACCGGCGCGACCGGTCTATGCCGCACGGGTCGCGGCCCGCTACAGCCCGGACCCGGGGGAGATGCTGCCGAACGCGGCCCCCGATGTCAGCCTCTCCGACCTGTCCCTCGACCTCGCGGTGCTGCGCCTGACCGAGCCGGTGCGCGGCCGGCGCCCGGTGCCCCTCGCGGCCGATCCGACCCGGGTTCCGAAGAGCCTGCGGATCGCCGGGGCGGGCCTGTCCGGGCGCGCGGTCGGGCGTCTGCGGACGGCGACGCTCACGCCGGTCGCGGCGAGCAGCACCGGCTTGACCATCGCGCGCGCCAACGGCGCCCGTGTCTGCTTCGGCGATTCCGGCGGTCCGGTCGTCGCGCAGGATCGCGGCGGCACCTATATCTGGGGCGTCGCCAGCGCGGTCATCAGCCGAGCGGCTCCGTGCGGGGGCTACGTGGTGATCGCGCCCGCCGCGCAGGTCTTTTCCGCCGCCGGGGTGCGGTGA
- a CDS encoding lysylphosphatidylglycerol synthase domain-containing protein gives MKKLSEFIWPLIGLAAVVVSGYFLYQELKTTSLAAIWAAILAIPPHRILLAALSTLVAYAALAWYDRIALLHLGVRHISWLFVSLCSFTTYALSHNIGASVFSGALVRYRAYTAKGLTAAQVAVLVALCSFTFFLGTILLGGFTLVVDPNLLSRLEGKLPGFLTDSKTALVVGIGMLGFVALYVLGSILRLRPLHIRSFKLEYPRPGIMGRQLLAAPLELLGAAGIIYFVLPEAMNPGFIPVLAIFLASFSVALASHAPGGLGVFEIVFITAMHITDEAQKDAIIAAVIIFRIFYFWIPALVSVIVVIAFERSRLAAAIGSAAHGPKAAAVPEPPVIVPGLDAHEMERELKQKAV, from the coding sequence ATGAAGAAGCTCAGCGAGTTCATCTGGCCCTTGATCGGCCTCGCAGCCGTGGTCGTGTCGGGCTACTTCCTCTACCAAGAGCTGAAGACCACCTCCCTCGCGGCGATCTGGGCCGCCATCCTGGCGATCCCGCCGCACCGGATCCTGCTCGCCGCCCTGTCCACGCTCGTCGCCTATGCGGCGCTGGCCTGGTACGACCGGATCGCTCTGCTGCACCTGGGCGTCCGTCACATCTCGTGGCTGTTCGTCTCCCTCTGCTCCTTCACGACCTACGCGCTCTCACACAATATCGGCGCCTCTGTCTTCTCCGGCGCCCTGGTGCGCTACCGGGCCTACACCGCCAAGGGGCTGACAGCCGCGCAGGTCGCCGTGCTGGTGGCGCTCTGCTCGTTCACGTTCTTCCTCGGCACGATCCTGCTCGGCGGGTTCACCCTGGTGGTCGACCCGAACCTGCTGTCGCGGCTTGAGGGCAAGCTGCCCGGCTTCCTCACCGACTCGAAGACCGCGCTGGTTGTCGGGATCGGCATGCTGGGCTTCGTCGCCCTCTACGTCTTGGGCTCGATCCTGCGGCTGCGCCCGCTGCACATCCGGTCGTTCAAGCTGGAATATCCGCGGCCCGGCATCATGGGCCGCCAGCTCCTGGCGGCGCCGCTGGAGCTGCTGGGCGCGGCCGGGATCATCTACTTCGTCCTTCCGGAGGCGATGAACCCGGGCTTCATCCCGGTCCTGGCGATCTTCCTCGCCTCGTTCTCGGTGGCGCTCGCCTCGCACGCGCCCGGCGGCCTCGGCGTGTTCGAGATCGTCTTCATCACCGCCATGCACATCACCGACGAGGCGCAGAAGGATGCGATCATCGCGGCGGTGATCATCTTCCGGATCTTCTATTTCTGGATCCCGGCCCTCGTCTCGGTGATCGTCGTGATCGCCTTCGAGCGCTCGCGCCTTGCTGCGGCGATCGGCTCGGCCGCACACGGGCCCAAGGCCGCCGCCGTCCCGGAGCCGCCGGTGATCGTGCCCGGTCTCGACGCGCACGAGATGGAGCGGGAGCTGAAGCAGAAGGCGGTGTGA
- the fliI gene encoding flagellar protein export ATPase FliI, protein MTQDPARSVSSLTTARAALDRVEVLQTFGRVVAIRGLLVEVAGPVAAMRLGGRIDVEGANGLGLVPCEIIGFQGDRALAMPFGSLDGVRRGCPAYVRDESAGAIRPSAGWLGRVVDALGRPVDGLGPLPQGPDVYPLRADPPPAHARTRVGGPLDLGVRCINTFLTMCAGQRMGIFAGSGVGKSVLLSMLARYTAADIAVIGLVGERGREVQEFLQDDLGAAGLARSVVVVATSDEPALMRRNAAYMTLSVAEYFRDQGAKVLCMIDSITRFAMAQRDIGLAAGEPPTAKGYTPTVFSELPRLLERAGPGVGQGTISALFTVLVEGDDHNEPVADAVRGILDGHIVMERAIAERGRYPAINVLRSVSRTMPRACDPTYLPVVRRARRVLSTYADMEELIRLGAYRAGSSQEVDEAVALMPDLEAFLGQGKEEATSIGDGYARLGQILGGA, encoded by the coding sequence ATGACACAGGATCCGGCAAGATCCGTTTCTTCTCTCACAACGGCCCGCGCCGCCCTGGACCGGGTGGAGGTGCTGCAGACCTTCGGGCGGGTGGTGGCGATTCGCGGACTGCTCGTGGAAGTTGCGGGACCCGTCGCCGCCATGCGGCTCGGCGGACGGATCGACGTCGAGGGCGCCAACGGCCTCGGGCTGGTGCCCTGCGAGATCATCGGCTTCCAGGGCGACCGGGCGCTCGCCATGCCGTTCGGCTCCCTCGACGGCGTCCGGCGGGGCTGCCCCGCCTATGTGCGCGACGAATCGGCCGGGGCGATCCGCCCGTCTGCGGGCTGGCTCGGCCGCGTGGTCGATGCCCTCGGGCGGCCGGTGGACGGGCTGGGACCGCTACCGCAGGGACCGGACGTCTACCCCCTCCGCGCCGACCCGCCGCCGGCCCATGCCCGCACCCGCGTCGGCGGACCGCTGGACCTCGGCGTCCGCTGCATCAACACCTTCCTCACCATGTGCGCCGGCCAGCGCATGGGCATCTTCGCGGGTTCGGGTGTCGGCAAGTCCGTGCTGCTGTCGATGCTCGCCCGCTATACCGCCGCCGACATCGCGGTGATCGGGCTGGTGGGCGAGCGCGGCCGTGAAGTTCAGGAATTCCTTCAGGACGATCTCGGCGCGGCCGGCCTCGCCCGCTCGGTCGTCGTGGTGGCGACCTCGGACGAGCCGGCGCTCATGCGCCGCAACGCCGCCTATATGACTCTGTCGGTGGCCGAATATTTTCGCGACCAGGGCGCCAAGGTGCTGTGCATGATCGATTCGATCACGCGCTTCGCCATGGCCCAGCGCGACATCGGCCTCGCGGCCGGCGAGCCGCCCACCGCCAAGGGCTACACGCCCACCGTCTTCTCGGAATTGCCGCGCCTGCTCGAACGGGCCGGGCCGGGGGTCGGGCAGGGGACGATCTCGGCCCTGTTCACCGTCCTGGTGGAGGGTGACGACCACAACGAGCCCGTGGCCGACGCGGTCCGGGGCATCCTCGACGGCCACATCGTCATGGAGCGGGCGATCGCCGAGCGGGGCCGCTATCCGGCGATCAATGTGCTGCGCTCGGTCTCGCGGACCATGCCGCGCGCCTGCGATCCGACGTATCTCCCCGTGGTCCGACGCGCCCGCCGGGTGCTCTCCACCTACGCCGACATGGAGGAGCTCATCCGGCTCGGCGCCTACCGCGCGGGCTCGTCCCAGGAGGTCGACGAGGCCGTGGCGCTCATGCCGGATCTTGAGGCTTTTCTGGGGCAGGGTAAGGAAGAAGCAACGTCCATCGGCGATGGTTACGCACGGCTCGGCCAGATCCTCGGCGGGGCCTAG
- the fliJ gene encoding flagellar export protein FliJ: protein MKSRDTLIRLRRFQVDEKRRRVTQIEMMMADFQRMAVELDREVAVEEARAGITDVGHFAYPTYARAAATRRDNMLQSAQALEGQLAEAKAELGEAFEELKKVEILNDRERTAERAADAARDQAAMDGIGLNRARG from the coding sequence ATGAAATCGCGAGACACGCTGATCCGCCTGCGCCGCTTCCAGGTTGACGAGAAGCGCCGCCGCGTGACCCAGATCGAGATGATGATGGCCGACTTCCAGCGCATGGCGGTGGAGCTCGACCGGGAGGTCGCCGTCGAGGAGGCGCGCGCCGGCATCACCGATGTGGGCCACTTCGCCTATCCGACCTACGCCCGCGCGGCGGCGACGCGCCGGGACAACATGCTCCAGTCCGCCCAGGCGCTGGAGGGGCAGCTCGCCGAGGCGAAGGCCGAGCTCGGCGAAGCCTTCGAGGAGTTGAAGAAGGTCGAGATCCTCAACGACCGCGAGCGCACCGCCGAGCGCGCCGCCGACGCGGCCCGCGACCAGGCCGCCATGGACGGCATCGGGCTGAACCGCGCCCGGGGTTGA
- the ctrA gene encoding response regulator transcription factor CtrA → MRVLLIEDDSATAQSIELMLKSENFNTYTTDLGEEGVDLGKLYDYDIILLDLNLPDMSGYEVLRSLRVAKVKTPILILSGMAGIEDKVKGLGFGADDYLTKPFHKDELVARIHAIVRRSKGHAQSVITTGDLIVNLDQKTVEVGGARVHLTGKEYQMLELLSLRKGTTLTKEMFLNHLYGGMDEPELKIIDVFICKLRKKLANASQGKNYIETVWGRGYVLREPMDGEERMAV, encoded by the coding sequence ATGCGGGTACTTTTGATCGAGGACGACAGCGCGACCGCGCAGAGCATCGAGCTGATGCTCAAGTCCGAGAACTTCAACACCTACACCACCGACCTCGGGGAAGAGGGTGTCGATCTCGGTAAGCTGTACGATTACGACATCATCCTCCTCGATCTGAACCTGCCCGACATGTCGGGCTACGAGGTGCTGCGCTCGCTGCGCGTCGCCAAGGTGAAGACGCCGATCCTGATCCTCTCCGGCATGGCCGGCATCGAGGACAAGGTGAAGGGCCTCGGCTTCGGCGCCGACGATTACCTCACCAAGCCGTTCCACAAGGACGAACTGGTGGCCCGCATCCACGCCATCGTGCGCCGCTCGAAGGGCCACGCCCAGTCGGTCATCACCACCGGCGACCTGATCGTGAACCTCGATCAGAAGACCGTCGAGGTCGGCGGCGCCCGTGTGCACCTCACCGGCAAGGAGTACCAGATGCTGGAACTCCTCTCGCTCCGGAAGGGCACGACGCTCACCAAGGAGATGTTCCTCAACCATCTCTACGGCGGCATGGACGAGCCCGAGTTGAAGATCATAGATGTCTTCATCTGCAAGCTGCGCAAGAAGCTCGCCAACGCCAGCCAGGGCAAGAACTACATCGAGACCGTCTGGGGCCGCGGCTACGTGCTGCGCGAGCCGATGGACGGCGAGGAGCGCATGGCGGTCTGA